The DNA region AAGATAGAGGTCTTGCAACGGCTACTAAGAAGGATAGTACAGGAATTTGTTTTATTGGAGAGAGAAACTTTAAGGAGTTTTTAAGCAACTATCTTCCTGCACAGCCAGGAGAGATTAGATCTTTAGAAGGAGAAATAAAGGGTAAGCATGATGGGTTAATGTATTACACATTAGGACAAAGAAAGGGCTTAGGTATAGGTGGAGCTGGAACTGGCGAACCTTGGTTTGTAGTAAGTAAAGATCTTGAGAAAAATATATTATATGTTACTCAGGGTGAAAATCATCCTAGTCTATATTCTAGCGGACTTATAGCAACAGATATTCAATGGGTAAGTGAAAAACAGAAGCCATCTGTGTTTAAATGTACAGCTAAATTTAGATATCGACAAGCAGACCAAGGTGTAACAGTTCATATAGAAAAAGATAATACGTGTAAGGTATTATTTGATAAACCTCAAAAAGCAATAACCCCTGGACAGGCAGTTGTATTTTATGATGGAGCTGTATGCTTAGGTGGAGCTACTATTGACAAAGTACTAAATGAAGATTAATATTTAAAGTTTAAAAAATCCTAGTACAATTAAATTGTACTAGGATTTTTACAGTGCATAGGTGTATTTTTAATATACTTAATATTATTTAAAGTTTTTTCTCACCAGTTGAGCA from Alkaliphilus flagellatus includes:
- the mnmA gene encoding tRNA 2-thiouridine(34) synthase MnmA, whose product is MKKEPKDTRVVIGMSGGVDSSVAALLLKEQGYDVVGIFMKNWDETDDLGYCTSAEDYEDVRRVCDQIDIPYYSVNFEKEYWDKVFTYFLDEYKNGRTPNPDVMCNKEIKFKAFLEHALKLGADYLATGHYAQVDFNDGEYRLLRGADSNKDQTYFLNQLNQYQLSKAMFPIGHLQKKDLRQIAKDRGLATATKKDSTGICFIGERNFKEFLSNYLPAQPGEIRSLEGEIKGKHDGLMYYTLGQRKGLGIGGAGTGEPWFVVSKDLEKNILYVTQGENHPSLYSSGLIATDIQWVSEKQKPSVFKCTAKFRYRQADQGVTVHIEKDNTCKVLFDKPQKAITPGQAVVFYDGAVCLGGATIDKVLNED